The proteins below come from a single Cricetulus griseus strain 17A/GY chromosome 6, alternate assembly CriGri-PICRH-1.0, whole genome shotgun sequence genomic window:
- the LOC113830664 gene encoding protein FAM227B, whose protein sequence is MTNILKNPKAHATSVNKEESSMSKVTIKSHYRSFGPEFHQVLFDFRGQSPLILYYLKMQETGGISITHKLTGSKLTKILKEPPPAPTYYDIIKETKRKLAKNQKDFSRAKERIKDDIKSLKEKQEKIDKELDRLQAKASRSILEVQTEFDNFLHKMRIEAKLQKELKGSSTSPSLDSSQPSQPSKSSSSLSTKKSSSKSEDFNQMEEG, encoded by the exons ATGACGAATATTTTAAAGAACCCAAAAGCACACGCCACGTCTGTAAACAAGGAGGAGTCATCAATGTCAAAAGTAACAATAAAG TCCCACTACAGGAGCTTCGGTCCAGAGTTTCACCAAGTTCTCTTTGATTTTAGAGGTCAGAGCCCGCTAATTTTGTACTATCTTAAGATGCAAGAGACAGGTGGTATTTCCATCACTCATAAACTAACAGGAAGTAAATTAACCAAGATACTCAAAGAACC ACCACCTGCTCCGACATACTATGATATCATCAAGGAGACCAAAAGAAAACTTGCAAAGAACCAAAAGGATTTTAGTAG AGCAAAGGAACGAATCAAAGACGATATCAAGTccctgaaagagaaacaggaaaaaattgACAAGGAGCTTGACCG GCTCCAAGCAAAGGCTTCCAGAAGCATCCTAGAAGTGCAAACAGAGTTTGATAATTTTCTACATAAAATG CGTATTGAAGCTAAACTCCAGAAGGAACTTAAAGGGTCATCAACATCACCATCCTTAGATTCATCACAGCCATCACAACCATCGAAGTCATCATCGTCCTTATCCACTAAGAAGTCCTCATCCAAGTCAGAAGATTTCAACCAAATGGAAGAGGGCTAA